A window from Citrus sinensis cultivar Valencia sweet orange chromosome 3, DVS_A1.0, whole genome shotgun sequence encodes these proteins:
- the LOC102624880 gene encoding 50S ribosomal protein L11, chloroplastic yields MASSLSTSTSLQNTNQQLSCSLFPSAVNLSSNSNVSLPFYDNKVKPSPLLSSTPRFLTVIAMAPPKLGGKAKAKKVVGLIKLALEAGKATPAPPVGPALGAKGVNIMAFCKDYNARTADKAGYVIPVEITVYDDRSFTFILKTPPASVLLLKAAGVEKGSKDPKQQKVGKITIEQLRAIATEKLPDLNCTSIESAMRIIAGTAANMGIDIDPPVLGTKKKEL; encoded by the exons ATGGCTTCCTCTCTATCCACTTCAACGAGTCTTCAAAATACTAATCAGCAGCTTTCGTGCTCTTTATTTCCTTCAGCCGTCAACTTATCCTCAAACTCTAATGTCTCCCTCCCATTTTACGACAATAAAGTTAAACCATCCCCACTCCTCTCTTCAACTCCAAGATTTCTCACTGTCATTGCCATGGCTCCTCCTAAACTCGGTGGCAAAGCCAAAGCCAAGAAAG TGGTGGGTTTGATAAAGCTGGCTCTAGAGGCAGGAAAGGCCACACCTGCGCCGCCCGTGGGGCCAGCCCTTGGTGCTAAGGGTGTAAATATCATGGCTTTTTGTAAGGATTATAATGCTAGAACTGCTGATAAAGCCGGTTACGTTATTCCAGTCGAAATTACTGTTTACGAT gATAGGAGCTTCACTTTTATTCTTAAGACGCCGCCCGCGTCAGTTTTGCTCCTTAAGGCTGCTG GGGTGGAGAAGGGTTCAAAAGATCCAAAGCAACAGAAAGTGGGGAAGATCACCATTGAACAATTGCGGGCCATTGCCACGGAAAAGCTTCCAGATTTGAATTGCACTTCTATTGAATCAGCAATGAGAATTATAGCAGGTACTGCGGCTAACATGGGTATTGATATTGACCCTCCAGTTCTTGGGACCAAAAAGAAGGAACTTTGA